A genomic region of Conger conger chromosome 6, fConCon1.1, whole genome shotgun sequence contains the following coding sequences:
- the adra2c gene encoding alpha-2C adrenergic receptor, producing the protein MDFLNSSSGIGASPVINLNSSSAEGQYSLATVAGLAALVSFLIVFTIVGNVLVVIAVLTSRALKPPQNLFLVSLASADILVATLVMPFSLANELMGYWFFGKVWCDIYLALDVLFCTSSIVHLCAISLDRYWSVTQAVEYNLKRTPKRVKCMIVVVWLIAAVISFPPLISMDRNNDDALNPRCELNDDTWYILSSSIGSFFAPCVIMILVYIRIYQVAKTRTRTMSGKKQGTDGSSPAENGLGKTNSCKVNGEKENGHCPSLPKEQRQGDEDEIDLEDSSSSDGKGKKSRDVSSRRDRRTSRKNSSLSKHSSRLSRASNKSIDLFSSRRKRRNTVSRKKISQAREKRFTFVLAVVMGVFVVCWFPFFFSYSLYSVCRESCAVPDPLFKFFFWIGYCNSSLNPVIYTIFNQDFRRAFQKILCKSWKKSF; encoded by the coding sequence ATGGATTTCTTAAATTCATCCAGTGGGATCGGCGCTTCACCTGTAATAAATCTAAATTCCTCGTCTGCGGAAGGTCAATATTCTCTGGCAACCGTCGCAGGACTAGCAGCACTTGTGAGCTTTCTCATTGTGTTTACCATTGTGGGAAACGTTTTGGTTGTCATTGCGGTGCTAACAAGCAGAGCCCTAAAACCACCGCAAAATCTGTTTTTAGTTTCTTTAGCAAGTGCAGACATTCTGGTGGCCACCCTGGTAATGCCGTTTTCCCTAGCAAACGAGCTCATGGGTTATTGGTTTTTCGGGAAAGTTTGGTGTGATATATATTTGGCAttagatgttttgttttgcacatcGTCCATTGTACATCTGTGCGCTATCAGTTTAGATAGATATTGGTCTGTTACACAAGCGGTTGAATACAACCTAAAAAGGACCCCAAAACGAGTCAAATGTATGATAGTTGTAGTTTGGCTAATCGCTGCTGTGATATCATTCCCTCCATTAATATCGATGGACAGAAACAACGACGACGCTCTGAATCCCAGGTGTGAACTGAATGATGATACCTGGTACATCCTCTCCTCGAGCATAGGCTCGTTCTTTGCCCCTTGTGTTATTATGATATTGGTGTACATAAGAATTTATCAAGTGGCCAAAACCAGAACGAGGACCATGTCCGGGAAAAAACAAGGGACCGACGGCTCGTCTCCCGCCGAGAACGGACTGGGAAAGACCAACTCATGTAAAGTGAACGGTGAGAAGGAGAACGGGCACTGTCCGTCCTTGCCGAAGgaacagagacagggagacgaGGACGAGATAGACCTGGAGGACAGCAGCTCATCCGACGGCAAAGGCAAGAAATCCAGGGACGTGAGCTCCAGAAGGGACAGGAGAACGAGCCGAAAGAACAGTTCCCTCTCCAAACATTCTAGTCGGCTGTCCAGAGCCAGCAACAAATCAATCGACCTCTTCTCCTCCAGGCGCAAGAGAAGAAATACGGTGTCACGGAAGAAAATCTCTCAGGCACGAGAGAAGCGGTTTACCTTCGTGTTGGCAGTGGTCATGGGGGTCTTCGTTGTGTGCTGGTTTCCGTTCTTCTTCAGTTACAGCCTGTACAGCGTCTGTAGGGAAAGTTGCGCGGTCCCGGATCCGCTGTTTAAGTTTTTCTTCTGGATTGGTTACTGTAACAGCTCACTCAACCCTGTCATTTACACCATCTTCAACCAAGACTTTCGAAGGGCTTTCCAAAAGATTCTCTGCAAATCAtggaaaaaatctttttaa